The proteins below are encoded in one region of Campylobacter helveticus:
- the frr gene encoding ribosome recycling factor yields the protein MLNEIYEKQKSQAEKSLEALKKDFTTLRTGKVNIHILDPIQVDYYGSATPLNQVATILASDASTISITPWEKPMLKAIESAIAAANIGVNPNNDGESVKLFFPPMTKEQREENVKHAKAMGEKAKVSIRNGRKDANDAVKKLEKDKAISEDEAKKAYDEVQKLTDAYTAKIDESVKDKEAQLLKV from the coding sequence ATGCTAAATGAAATTTATGAAAAACAAAAAAGTCAAGCGGAAAAAAGTTTAGAGGCTCTTAAAAAAGATTTTACGACATTAAGGACGGGTAAAGTTAATATACATATTTTAGACCCTATACAGGTGGATTATTATGGTAGCGCGACCCCACTTAATCAAGTTGCCACTATCTTAGCAAGTGATGCTTCGACCATTAGCATTACTCCTTGGGAAAAGCCTATGTTAAAAGCCATAGAAAGTGCCATAGCTGCGGCAAACATAGGGGTTAATCCAAATAATGACGGCGAGAGCGTGAAGCTTTTTTTCCCCCCTATGACGAAAGAGCAAAGAGAGGAAAATGTCAAGCACGCTAAAGCTATGGGCGAAAAAGCTAAAGTTTCAATAAGAAATGGCAGAAAAGACGCCAATGATGCAGTAAAGAAGCTTGAAAAAGATAAGGCGATAAGCGAAGATGAAGCAAAAAAAGCTTACGATGAAGTGCAAAAGCTCACCGACGCTTATACGGCAAAAATTGATGAAAGCGTTAAAGATAAAGAAGCACAGCTTTTAAAGGTTTAA
- a CDS encoding carbonic anhydrase has product MENLISGAIKFMQEDFKEHSKLFESLKNKQNPHTLFIGCSDSRVIPNLITNTGPGELFVIRNIANIVPPYRVGEDYLATTSAIEYALTSLQIKNIVVCGHSNCGGCNALYSTEEELEKVPNVKKWLTMLEPIKKDVLLFANNDLAMRSWLTEKLNLVNSLQNILTYPGVEKALNEGKIEVHAWYYIIETGEIYEYDFKAKIFTLIQNRKNV; this is encoded by the coding sequence ATGGAAAATCTTATCAGTGGTGCAATTAAATTTATGCAAGAGGATTTTAAGGAACATTCTAAGCTTTTTGAAAGCTTGAAAAATAAGCAAAATCCCCACACTCTTTTTATAGGTTGTTCTGATTCTAGAGTGATACCAAATCTTATTACAAACACAGGACCCGGAGAGCTTTTTGTTATAAGAAACATAGCTAACATTGTCCCACCTTACCGCGTGGGGGAAGATTATCTAGCTACGACTTCAGCAATAGAATACGCGCTTACAAGTTTGCAAATTAAAAATATCGTTGTTTGCGGACATAGTAATTGCGGAGGCTGCAATGCTCTTTATAGCACTGAAGAGGAACTAGAAAAAGTGCCAAATGTTAAAAAATGGCTCACTATGTTAGAGCCTATCAAAAAAGATGTCTTGCTTTTCGCTAATAACGACTTAGCGATGCGTTCTTGGCTCACAGAAAAGCTTAACTTAGTCAATTCTTTGCAAAATATCCTTACTTACCCGGGTGTTGAAAAAGCCTTAAATGAAGGTAAAATTGAAGTACATGCGTGGTATTATATCATCGAAACAGGTGAAATTTATGAATACGACTTTAAAGCCAAAATTTTTACCCTAATTCAAAATAGGAAAAATGTATGA
- the secG gene encoding preprotein translocase subunit SecG encodes MITLLIVLQFVIVVVICVAVLLQKSSSIGLGAYSGSNESLFGAKGPAGFLAKFTFIMGLLLIANTIALGYLYNSSNKNSLAEKVQIDTNATLPSLPTNLPSAPSAPQLPNEANATK; translated from the coding sequence ATGATTACTCTTTTAATTGTTTTGCAATTTGTTATCGTTGTGGTAATTTGTGTTGCTGTTTTATTACAAAAAAGCTCAAGTATAGGACTTGGTGCTTATAGTGGGAGCAATGAGAGTCTTTTTGGTGCGAAAGGTCCTGCGGGTTTTTTAGCAAAATTTACTTTTATAATGGGACTTTTACTCATCGCAAATACCATAGCACTAGGCTATCTTTACAATAGTTCTAATAAAAATTCTTTAGCAGAAAAAGTGCAAATTGATACAAATGCAACTTTGCCAAGTTTGCCGACAAATTTGCCAAGTGCGCCAAGCGCTCCACAACTTCCAAACGAAGCAAATGCAACTAAATAA
- a CDS encoding Bax inhibitor-1/YccA family protein — protein sequence MSLYDRDYTKSSTFENTRSSELSVFIKQTYQLFAASLLAATVGAYIGIFALAQFFIQSQITFWVLFAVELGLLFGLMYKKKEVPLNLILLFAFTFVSGLTLTPLLISVLALPAGGVIVAQAFALTTVAFGGLSIFAMNTKKDFTLMGKALFIVLIVVVAASLLNLFFQSSLLNLAISAVAAILFSFYILYDTQNIIRGNYETPIEGAVALYLDFVNLFISLLNILRSFNSR from the coding sequence ATGAGTCTTTACGATAGAGATTATACTAAATCTAGCACATTTGAAAACACACGCTCAAGTGAATTGAGTGTTTTTATTAAGCAAACCTACCAGCTTTTCGCTGCTTCACTTTTGGCAGCAACTGTGGGTGCTTATATAGGAATTTTTGCCCTTGCGCAGTTTTTTATACAATCACAAATCACATTTTGGGTGCTTTTTGCGGTTGAGCTTGGCTTACTTTTTGGCTTAATGTATAAGAAAAAAGAAGTTCCGCTTAATCTCATCTTACTTTTTGCCTTTACTTTTGTTTCAGGGCTTACACTAACGCCTTTGCTTATTTCTGTTTTGGCTTTACCGGCTGGTGGTGTGATTGTAGCTCAAGCTTTTGCGCTTACAACTGTGGCTTTTGGCGGACTTAGCATTTTTGCTATGAATACTAAAAAAGATTTTACTTTAATGGGAAAAGCTTTATTTATCGTTTTAATTGTAGTCGTAGCAGCTTCTTTGCTTAACCTTTTCTTCCAAAGTAGCTTGTTAAATTTAGCGATTTCTGCGGTAGCTGCTATTCTTTTTTCATTTTATATCCTTTATGATACGCAAAATATCATACGCGGAAATTATGAAACGCCGATTGAGGGTGCAGTTGCTCTTTATCTTGATTTTGTAAATCTTTTCATTTCTCTACTTAATATTTTAAGAAGCTTTAATAGCCGATAA
- the pyrE gene encoding orotate phosphoribosyltransferase translates to MNLEQIYKECGAYLEGHFLLSSGKHSQFYLQSAKVLENPILAGELCENLAKIITSYKIEFDSICSPALGGVLAGYELARASKKRFIFTERVEGVMTLRRGFEVKKGEKFIICEDIITTGGSALESAKIIENLGGEVVAFAALANRGFCAVKNLNNERKANAKLPANLPLFALGNFDFEIYEPQSCGLCLQGSKAIKPGSRGN, encoded by the coding sequence ATGAACTTAGAGCAAATTTATAAAGAGTGTGGAGCGTATTTAGAGGGGCATTTTTTGTTAAGTTCTGGCAAACACTCGCAATTTTACCTCCAAAGTGCAAAAGTGCTTGAAAATCCCATTTTAGCAGGAGAATTATGCGAAAATTTAGCTAAAATCATCACTTCTTATAAGATAGAATTTGATAGCATTTGCTCTCCTGCTTTGGGCGGAGTTTTAGCAGGGTATGAATTAGCTAGAGCGAGTAAAAAGCGTTTTATTTTCACAGAAAGAGTCGAGGGAGTGATGACTTTAAGACGCGGTTTTGAAGTAAAAAAAGGTGAAAAATTCATCATTTGCGAAGATATTATCACCACAGGTGGCAGTGCTTTAGAGAGTGCAAAAATTATTGAAAATTTAGGAGGCGAGGTTGTAGCTTTTGCTGCTTTGGCAAATCGTGGCTTTTGTGCGGTAAAAAATTTAAATAACGAAAGAAAAGCAAACGCTAAACTCCCTGCAAATTTACCGCTTTTTGCTTTGGGAAATTTTGATTTTGAAATTTATGAGCCACAAAGTTGTGGGCTTTGTTTGCAAGGAAGTAAGGCAATAAAACCGGGAAGTCGTGGAAACTGA